The Victivallis sp. Marseille-Q1083 DNA window GGAGCGGCAGTTCCTGTCCGCCCGGCTGGCGGCACTTCACAACGATGCGAATTTGTCAGACCGTTTGACTTCCTGACAATGAGCGGGGATTTACAAATGATAGGAAAGGATGTTTTGCCATGCTGATCGATATGCCGCTTGAGGAGCTGAAACGTTATCAGGGACGCAATCCCAAACCGGCGGACTACGATGAATTCTGGGCCCGGTCGCTCGCCGAACTGGAAGCGATTCCGCCGGATATCGAAATGACCCCGTCGGCGTTCCAGACGCCCTACGCCGAATGTTTCGACCTCTATTTCACCGGCACCGGCGGCGCCAGAATTTACGCCAAATTTTCCCGGCCGCGCAACGATTCGTTGTCGAAGCCGGGAGTCGTCGTTTTTCACGGTTACGGCGGCGATTCCTATGACTGGTGCGGGCTCCTGCCGTTTGTGGCCGCCAATTTCGTCGTCGCCGCGCTGGACTGCCGCGGCCAGGGAGGACGCTCGGAAGACTGCATCCCGGTCAAGGGCAATACGCTCAACGGCCATATCATCCGCGGCGCCGCCGACGCCGATCCCAGGAAGCTCTATTTTCGCAATGTTTTTCTCGATACCGTGCGCCTGACCAAAATTCTGATGAGTCAGCCGGACGTCGATCCCACCCGGATCGGGGCGACCGGCGGTTCGCAGGGCGGCGGTTTGTCGTTCGCCTGCGCCGGACTGGTGCCGGAAGTGAAGTGCGTAGCCGGCGCCTTCCCGTTTCTCTGCGACTATCAGCGGGTCTGGGAAATGGACCTGGCCAATAACGCCTATCGCGACATCACCGAATATTTCCGCCACTTCGACCGCACCCATGCCCGCGAAAAGGAATTTTTCACCAAGCTCGGCTATGTCGACGTTCAGTTCCTGGCGCCGCGCATCCGGGGCAAGGCATTGATGCTGACCGGCTTGATGGATACCATCTGCCCGCCGTCCACCCAATTTGCGATGTTCAATAAGATTCGCAGCGAGAAGGAGCTGATCCTCTATCCCGATTTCGGCCATGAAGGATTGCCGGACTGGGACGATATCAAATTGCAATGGATGTTGAAAGAGCTGGCCTGAACGGCCGGCCGGTGACGAAAGCAACGAAAGGAATAAGGTTTTTCAGCAATGCTTCTGGAATTGAAAAAAGTTGGCGACATCATCGACCGGATTCTTCGCGAAGATGATTTTCCGGATCGGATTCAACCGGATTATTTGCGTGAGGCGGTGCTCGATTATCCGGTGCGCGGCGGCAAACGGCTGCGGCCGGCATTGCTGATGTGGTCTTGCGGCATTTACGGCGGATCGGAATCGCAGGCAATGCTGCCGGCGGCGGCAGTCGAAGTGTTTCACAACTGGACGCTGGTGCACGATGACATCATCGACGACGACGAAGTCCGGCGCGGCGCGCCCAGCTGCCACCGCCGTCTGGCGGCTCGGGCGGCGAAACGTTTTCCGAACCGGTCGGCAGGTACTGTCGATAAATTCGGCCGGGACATGGCGATTCTCTGCGGCGATCTGCAGCAGGCCTGGGCGAACAGCCTGCTGTTGAAAAGCGTCGAACACGGCGTACCGCCGGCGATAGCGGTGGCGTTGGCCCGGCGATTGCAGGAACTGACCAGCCGGGAACTGATCAGCGGCGAAGCGCTCGATGTCGAATTTCCGATGCGCGAATTGTCCGGCATCGCGGTGGCGGAAGTGGAAACGATGCTGTACCTGAAAACCGGCATCCTGCTGCAGTTCAGCGTCGAATGCGGCGCGGCACTGGCACTGGAAACCACCGATTTTCAAATTCCGGAGATTCGCAATCTCGGCAGATTCGCGTTGGCGGCGGGCGTGGCATTCCAGCTCCGGGATGATTACCTCGGCCTTTACGGCGACTTCCGGAAATTCGGCAAGACGATCGGCGCCGATCTGCGCGAAGCCAAACCGACATTGCTGCTGCTGAAAGCGTTCGAACTTCTGCCGGAGGACGGCCGCCGGCAATTGCAGGCGCTGTTGAAACTGGAACGGTACAGCGAGGCGGCGCTGCAGCAGGCCAGGACGTTGGTCGGCGACTGCGGGGCGGCGGCGTTTGCCGCCGCCCGGGCGGAACAATTGGCCGCCGAGGCACATGACATTCTGAAGACGCTGCCGGCCAACCGTTACCGGGGATTGCTGCAGGATCTGGTCGATTACTTATTGACCCGGGAACTCTAAGCCTATTTGGATTTCAACCCCAGCTCGCCCCCCCCGGCCGGAACGCATCGGAAGCATGCACCGCGGCGATTTATGAGATGGCATAATGACGCAGCAACGCTTCGGCGCATTTCAACCCGTCGACGGCCGCTGAAATAATGCCGCCGGCCATGCCGGCCCCTTCCCCGGCGATATAAAGGCCGGACACCGAACTGGCCAGCGTCTCCGGATCGCGCCGGAAACGCACCGGGCTGGAAACAAAACTTTCAATGCCGATCAGCTTGCCGCCGTCGACAAATCCCGGCATCAGTCGGTCGAAATGCCGCAAACCGCCCCGCAATGGCCGGGTCACCCAGTCCGGCAGCAGCCGGTCCACCGCCGCCGGACGCAGCCCGAACGCCGTACTGCTGTCCGGGCTTTTCAAACGGACCGTCCCCTGCAAAAACGCCGCCGCATCCTGCGCCGGAAACGTGCAGTCCCCGCCGCCGGCCTCGAACGCCCGTCCTTCCAGATCGGCCAGATAGGCGAAAGCATCGGCCGCCGAAGCAAACCGGTCCGCTTCGGAAGTGACGATCAGACAACTGTTGGCATAACGGCCGTCGCGGCGGTAATTGCTCATGCCGTTGGTCGAAAGCCGGCCGCAAGTCGCCGAGGCAAAAACGATTTCACCGCCGGGACACATACAAAACGTGCTGACGCCGCCGGTTCTGCCGCCGCCGCCCGGCCGGCAAACCATATTGTATTCCGCCGCACCGAGCACGGCAGGCCGCGGCGTCACGTGATATTGCCGATGATCGATGAAGGACTGTTCGTGTTCGATCCGGCAACCGATCTGAAACGGCTTGAGCTGGTGCTCAACGCCGCAATCGACCAGCCGCTGGATCAACGGCCGTCCCCCCAAACCCGGCGCAATCAGCACCGCCGGCGCGGTGATGGTCTCGCCGCCGGCAACCTTCACGCCGAGGCAACGGCCGGACCGGATGACCACCTCCTCCACCCCGCACCCGAACCGGAAACTTCCGCCGCCGGCGATGATCGCCCGCCGTAAACCGGCCACCACCAGCGGCAGCCGGTCGGAACCGATATGCGGCCGTTTCAGGTAAGCGATTTCAGCCGGCGCACCGGCATTTATCATCTCCTGCAGCACGAACGCCGCCCGGGGATCGCGAATTCTGGTATAAAGTTTGCCGTCGGAAAATGTGCCGGCGCCGCCTTCGCCGATCAGATAATTGCTGTCACAGTTCAGGTTCCGGCTTCGTTCGAACGCCTCGATATCCCGGCGCCGCCGTTCGACCTCGAAACCACGGTCCAGCACGATCGGTTCGCAGCCGGCCAACGCCAGCCGGTAAGCGGCGAACAACCCGGCCGGACCGGTTCCGACCACCACCACATGGCGCAGATCCGGCCGGAAAAATTCCGGCAATCCAGGAGCGGCAAACGCCGCCAGTTCTTCCGGACCGACTTCCTGAAATTTCGTCAGGCTGTTTTGGCCGCGGCTGACGCCGACAAGCAAGGAATAAACGATTTCCGGCCGCCCGCGCCTGGCGTCGACGCTTTTGTTGAGAATCCGGTACTCTTCCACCGCTCCCGGCGGCAATCGCAGCATTTCAACCAGCAGCGGCGCCAGCGACTCGTCCAGATCACCCGCGGCGCAGGTCAATTTCAGGGCATTCAACCGGAAATCGTCGACTTTAAAGTAACGCGTCAATCCGTCTCTCCAAACACCTCGGCGGTGAACACGCTGAATTTCGCTTCCGGCTGTTTCCAGGCATCCGCCGCCAGACCGGCTTTCAAACTCAAATATTTCAACGTGGTTTCCCGGTTCCAGCCCTGCTCCAGCGCCACCTGCGGCAGAAATACCGCCCGGTGGTTGCGCAGCGACAGAATAATGCCGTGTTCGCCGACGCAGAACTCCTGCACCGAAGCGATCGGCCGCGGCGGCGACAATACCGAAACCTCCATCGTACATTCGATAAACTCATCGATATCCAGCGGCGAAAAACGCGGATCTTCAAAAGCCGCATTCAACGCGTTGCGGCGCAGGTTGTCTCCCAGCGGTTCCATGCTGCTCAAGTTGCCGATGCAGCCGCGCAATTCCCCCTCCGCATCCAGCAGCGTCACAAAGCAGGCGCCGGACTCTTCCAGTTTGCCGTCCGGCAACACCGGCGTCTCCGGCGGCGCCATATGCGTCAACTGCGATTTTATCACATTCCGGACAAACTGCAAAATGGTTCGACGTTCGTCCGCATTGAATTTCTGACTCTCATCCACGTCGCACCTCCCTTTCTCGTTAACGGCTTATTGCCAGCAGCAACAACACTGCCGCATTGATCAGCAAAATTCCCATCACCAGTTGCGGGCCGCTATACAGCGGCCCGATCAACGGCAACTCCAGCGATCGCGCCAGCACCGCCACCCGGTAGGCCGCATAGACATTCAATCCGGCCAGCGGCACCAGCCACCACAATCCGGGCCGTTTCGGCGCATTCTTTTTCTTCGCCATATCAAGCCCGGTCGCGCAACACCCGGAACCAGCCGTAGGCGATAAACACCAAAGTCGGCAGCAAACCGGCCACCACCGGATTCATCGCGCCGCCTTTACCGAGCACCAGAAAAGCCTGGCTGGTCGCAATATAGACGACGATGATCGCCACCGCGGTCACGATCGACAACATGATGCCGGAACGTTCGTTTTTCGTCGCCAGCGGTATTCCCAGAAAAACCGCCAGAAAACAGGCCCACGGAAAAGCGAGCCGGTAATAGAACACCGTTTCGTACATCACCCGGCGCTGTTCCGGCATGTTCGGCGTTTTCCGCAGCATGTTATAGATCACCCAGGTCGGCAATTCATCTTCATCCTTGATCGAATTCAAGATATCGTCCGGCGTCTCCGGCGCCTCCGACGGCGGCAGGGTGTATTCCTCGTAGCGTTCGGCGACTTTCGCCATCAGGCCGTCCAGCGTATACGGCGTCAGCGTCACATCGTGGAACTTCCAGCCGACGCCCGGCTCATAATCGGCAGACTTTGCAACCAAGTCCCAATCCAGCGTACCGTCCGGCCGGAAGTCCTTGACCATCACCATATGGTGCGAACCGGCCAGCTCGAATGTCCGGAAAAACCAAGTACGCGGATCGTCCGGATTCGGACTGCGGTAGGTGAGCATCGTCTGGAAAGCCGGCGCTTCGCCGCCGGTCTTGGTCCACACCTCTTTGAGAACTTCCGCCTCGCGTTCGGTATAAGGAACCAGTTGTTCGTTGAAATAAATATTGACCGCCGTCACCACCAGCCCGACCGCGAAAATCGGTCCGCCGCAGCGGAAAAGCGAAACGCCGGAAGCCCGCATCGCCGTCACTTCCATATGCTTGCCGAACATCGCCATCGTCCACATGCAGCCGAGCAGCACCGAAATCGGCAGCACGAAACGGATGTTGCCGGGCAGTTTCAGCAGAAAAAAGTAGGCGATATGGTTCCACGGAGTCCGTTTCTCCAGAAAGTCGGAAAGGTCGTTGAATACATTGCTCAAAAAGAACAGAATCCCGAAAACCAGCAGCAGAATGCTGAAATAGACCATGAATTCCCGAAAGATATACCAATCCAGCGTCGGCATGAAAAACCAACGGCGCGGCACATTGTTCAGACGTTTTACCAGTTTGCGTTCATTCATATTTTAATTGCCATGACAGCCCTTATTGATTATACTGGAAATCTCCAAATAGAATATAGCGCCTTTCCGGATAAAAAGAAAGCGTTCTGCAACCTTTGAACGCAAATCTTTTGAAAATACCTGTTTCAGGCCCGTCGGAACAACCGGCGGAATAACTCGTTCAACGATTTCTGCACCGTCCGGCCGGCGATAATCAGCGAGACGGAAACGATGATCAGCAGAATCCCCGCCACCAACCGAAACGTCAGCGATTCCCCGAATA harbors:
- a CDS encoding alpha/beta fold hydrolase: MLIDMPLEELKRYQGRNPKPADYDEFWARSLAELEAIPPDIEMTPSAFQTPYAECFDLYFTGTGGARIYAKFSRPRNDSLSKPGVVVFHGYGGDSYDWCGLLPFVAANFVVAALDCRGQGGRSEDCIPVKGNTLNGHIIRGAADADPRKLYFRNVFLDTVRLTKILMSQPDVDPTRIGATGGSQGGGLSFACAGLVPEVKCVAGAFPFLCDYQRVWEMDLANNAYRDITEYFRHFDRTHAREKEFFTKLGYVDVQFLAPRIRGKALMLTGLMDTICPPSTQFAMFNKIRSEKELILYPDFGHEGLPDWDDIKLQWMLKELA
- a CDS encoding polyprenyl synthetase family protein, with translation MLLELKKVGDIIDRILREDDFPDRIQPDYLREAVLDYPVRGGKRLRPALLMWSCGIYGGSESQAMLPAAAVEVFHNWTLVHDDIIDDDEVRRGAPSCHRRLAARAAKRFPNRSAGTVDKFGRDMAILCGDLQQAWANSLLLKSVEHGVPPAIAVALARRLQELTSRELISGEALDVEFPMRELSGIAVAEVETMLYLKTGILLQFSVECGAALALETTDFQIPEIRNLGRFALAAGVAFQLRDDYLGLYGDFRKFGKTIGADLREAKPTLLLLKAFELLPEDGRRQLQALLKLERYSEAALQQARTLVGDCGAAAFAAARAEQLAAEAHDILKTLPANRYRGLLQDLVDYLLTREL
- a CDS encoding NAD(P)/FAD-dependent oxidoreductase is translated as MTRYFKVDDFRLNALKLTCAAGDLDESLAPLLVEMLRLPPGAVEEYRILNKSVDARRGRPEIVYSLLVGVSRGQNSLTKFQEVGPEELAAFAAPGLPEFFRPDLRHVVVVGTGPAGLFAAYRLALAGCEPIVLDRGFEVERRRRDIEAFERSRNLNCDSNYLIGEGGAGTFSDGKLYTRIRDPRAAFVLQEMINAGAPAEIAYLKRPHIGSDRLPLVVAGLRRAIIAGGGSFRFGCGVEEVVIRSGRCLGVKVAGGETITAPAVLIAPGLGGRPLIQRLVDCGVEHQLKPFQIGCRIEHEQSFIDHRQYHVTPRPAVLGAAEYNMVCRPGGGGRTGGVSTFCMCPGGEIVFASATCGRLSTNGMSNYRRDGRYANSCLIVTSEADRFASAADAFAYLADLEGRAFEAGGGDCTFPAQDAAAFLQGTVRLKSPDSSTAFGLRPAAVDRLLPDWVTRPLRGGLRHFDRLMPGFVDGGKLIGIESFVSSPVRFRRDPETLASSVSGLYIAGEGAGMAGGIISAAVDGLKCAEALLRHYAIS
- the amrA gene encoding AmmeMemoRadiSam system protein A, which produces MDESQKFNADERRTILQFVRNVIKSQLTHMAPPETPVLPDGKLEESGACFVTLLDAEGELRGCIGNLSSMEPLGDNLRRNALNAAFEDPRFSPLDIDEFIECTMEVSVLSPPRPIASVQEFCVGEHGIILSLRNHRAVFLPQVALEQGWNRETTLKYLSLKAGLAADAWKQPEAKFSVFTAEVFGETD
- a CDS encoding LptF/LptG family permease codes for the protein MNERKLVKRLNNVPRRWFFMPTLDWYIFREFMVYFSILLLVFGILFFLSNVFNDLSDFLEKRTPWNHIAYFFLLKLPGNIRFVLPISVLLGCMWTMAMFGKHMEVTAMRASGVSLFRCGGPIFAVGLVVTAVNIYFNEQLVPYTEREAEVLKEVWTKTGGEAPAFQTMLTYRSPNPDDPRTWFFRTFELAGSHHMVMVKDFRPDGTLDWDLVAKSADYEPGVGWKFHDVTLTPYTLDGLMAKVAERYEEYTLPPSEAPETPDDILNSIKDEDELPTWVIYNMLRKTPNMPEQRRVMYETVFYYRLAFPWACFLAVFLGIPLATKNERSGIMLSIVTAVAIIVVYIATSQAFLVLGKGGAMNPVVAGLLPTLVFIAYGWFRVLRDRA